From one Amycolatopsis sp. FDAARGOS 1241 genomic stretch:
- a CDS encoding DUF1707 domain-containing protein → MAAEEPTEPGALRCSDAEREAAAAALQNAAGEGRLSLAEVEDRTATVYSARYRHELDAVLADLPRAAPPVPGWRPVLALAAQQFAADVVSLTGGGPAAARRRAVLIAAVVLAFAVVLLLAAHGITGDGPHHGFGHH, encoded by the coding sequence ATGGCCGCAGAAGAACCCACGGAACCCGGTGCGCTCCGTTGTTCCGACGCCGAACGCGAGGCCGCGGCCGCCGCGCTGCAGAACGCCGCCGGCGAGGGCCGCCTGTCGCTCGCCGAAGTCGAGGACCGCACCGCGACCGTCTACTCCGCCCGGTACCGCCACGAGCTCGACGCCGTGCTCGCCGACCTGCCCCGGGCCGCGCCGCCGGTTCCCGGCTGGCGTCCCGTCCTCGCCCTGGCGGCTCAGCAGTTCGCCGCCGACGTCGTGAGCCTGACCGGTGGTGGCCCGGCCGCCGCCCGCCGGCGCGCGGTCCTCATCGCAGCCGTCGTTCTTGCCTTCGCGGTCGTGCTGCTGCTCGCCGCTCACGGCATCACCGGCGACGGACCCCACCACGGTTTCGGCCACCACTGA